One Clupea harengus chromosome 3, Ch_v2.0.2, whole genome shotgun sequence DNA window includes the following coding sequences:
- the LOC105913351 gene encoding cation channel sperm-associated protein 2 has protein sequence MGTEEHRASHHNLVQERYLPRAEVVRSKLIQSFYLIDQLQEGQRGTPKYCIKDVFDSTTLNGKDSHQLVRFEITPQRDHIVTMEDRRRSRLKNRYTSLPPLNMFSHWIIQSRHFSNIIVALIILNTIILEIQAEIFDNGDPNLEVLKLVLDIMDWSILAIFFLEILLKWLDNFKQFWRSTWNIFDFVVTVLSVLPEIIRTIGVANKDQIQFVEHLRKFRILRALKMVSKFRSIRLIVLTVSKAFKAMSFIFLLLLVFAYIFAVVGVILFQSYTRSDVLGLVYHDSFKDITNSFITLFILFTLDHWYAILADTRKVPEMDPNICGVYIILWLIIGAVIFRNIFVGILVNNFQAIRQDLSREVHQIENQQKADHFKAQIINRRKSQSLLPNLTQITEEDEDEDEEEDTLSNINVYSTNDKDWETYVEENMMVMQEQEVDEQVFWPRDSLFRYFELLEMLQHNLDVRTRLQSLAAQAILNLHDS, from the exons ATGGGGACCGAG GAGCATCGCGCCTCTCACCACAACCTTGTCCAGGAGAGATACCTCCCCAGAGCAGAGGTAGTGCGATCCAAACTCATCCAAAGCTTCTATTTGATTGATCAGCTTCAGGAGGGTCAGCGAGGCACTCCGAAATATTGCATCAAGGATGTATTTG ACTCAACCACCCTTAATGGAAAGGATTCCCACCAGCTAGTGCGCTTTGAGATAACCCCTCAGAGGGACCACATCGTCACTATGGAGGACCGCAGACGAAGTCGCCTGAAAAATCGCTACACAAGTTTACCACCTCTCAACATGTTTTCCCACTGGATCATTCAAA GTAGACATTTTTCAAATATTATTGTTGCACTCATTATCTTAAACACGATTATATTAGAGATTCAAGCAG AGATATTTGACAACGGGGACCCAAATCTGGAGGTCTTGAAATTAGTTTTGGACATTATGGACTGGAGTATCCTGGCCATTTTCTTCTTGGAGATCCTGCTTAAATGGTTGGACAATTTCAAACAGTTTTGGAGGAGCACTTGGAACATCTTTGATTTTGTAGTCACAGTCTTG TCGGTCCTCCCTGAAATCATAAGAACTATTGGAGTTGCAAACAAAGATCAGATACAGTTTGTGGAGCACCTGAGGAAGTTCCGCATCCTACGAGCTCTAAAGATGGTGTCCAAATTTCGATCGATTCGACTCATTGTGTTAACAGTCTCCAAAGCATTTAAG GCCATGTCTTTCATCTTTCTGCTTCTATTGGTGTTTGCTTACATTTTTGCTGTGGTTGGAGTCATCCTGTTCCAAAGTTACACACGCTCTGATGTCTTGGGTCTAGTATACCATGACAGTTTCAA GGACATCACCAACTCCTTCATCACTCTTTTTATTCTCTTCACTCTGGATCACTGGTATGCCATTCTGGCTGATACACGAAAGGTTCCAGAGATGGACCCAAACATCTGTGGAGTTTACATCATCTTGTGGCTCATCATTGGGGCTGTTATATTTCGCAACATTTTTGTGGGGATTCTAG TGAATAATTTCCAGGCCATAAGACAAGATCTATCAAGAGAAGTGCACCAAATTGAGAATCAGCAAAAGGCTGACCACTTCAAAGCACAGATCATTAACAG GAGAAAAAGTCAGTCACTGCTTCCAAA CTTAACACAAATAAcagaagaggatgaggatgaggatgaggaagaagatACTCTTTCAAATATTAATGTGTATAGTACAAATGACAAGG ATTGGGAGACCTATGTGGAGGAGAACATGATGGTGATGCAGGAACAGGAGGTTGATGAGCAGGTCTTCTGGCCCAGGGACTCCCTCTTCAGATACTTTGAGCTACTGGAGATGCTCCAGCACAACCTGGACGTTAGGACACGCCTGCAGAGTTTGGCAG CTCAAGCAATCCTCAATCTACACGACTCCTAA
- the ckmt1 gene encoding creatine kinase, mitochondrial 1 isoform X1, whose protein sequence is MPYRRISTPSCTAEFQQHTDSEVSAQLYLRRHSGCGNNMANNFARILSTKRNVGILSLVGAGSLAAGLLLSREQHVHAGSQVRRLYPASAEYPDLRKHNNCMASHLTPAIYAKLCDKATPNGFTLDNAIQTGIDNPGHPFIKTVGMVAGDEETYEVFADLFDPVIKERHNGYDTKKMTHPTDLDSSKVKSGIFDDRYVLSSRVRTGRSIRGLSLPPACTRAERREVERVVVDALAGLGGDLSGRYYGLGQMTDQEQQQLIDDHFLFDKPVSPLLTCAGMARDWPDARGIWHNNEKTFLVWVNEEDHTRVISMEKGGNMKRVFERFCRGLKEVERLIMEKGWEFMWNERLGYVLTCPSNLGTGLRAGVHINLPRLSKDPRFAKILENLRLQKRGTGGVDTAAVGSTFDVSNLDRLGQSEVQLVQTVIDGVNYLIECEKKLEKGQDIRVPPPPSK, encoded by the exons ATGCCTTACAGGAGGATATCCACACCAAGTTGCACAGCAGAG TTTCAGCAGCATACCGACAGCGAAGTCTCTGCTCAGCTCTACCTGCGTCGGCACTCGGGTTGTGGAAATAATATGGCAAATAATTTCGCCCGGATTTTGTCCACCAAAAGAAATGTGGGCATTCTGTCATTAGTTGGAGCTGGATCACTGGCCGCGGGGCTGCTGCTGAGCAGGGAGCAACATGTACACGCCGGGTCACAGGTCCGGAGACTATACCCAGCCAG TGCAGAATATCCAGATCTTAGGAAACACAATAACTGTATGGCCAGTCATCTGACTCCTGCTATCTATGCAAAGCTGTGTGACAAAGCCACTCCGAATGGATTCACTCTGGATAATGCCATCCAGACTGGTATCGACAATCCAGGGCACCCCTTCATCAAGACAGTGGGCATGGTGGCCGGGGACGAGGAGACATATGAG GTGTTCGCTGATCTCTTTGATCCCGTCATTAAGGAGAGACACAATGGGTACGACACCAAAAAGATGACCCATCCCACTGATCTGGACTCAAGCAAG GTTAAGTCGGGGATATTTGATGACCGCTATGTGCTCTCTTCGCGCGTGCGGACGGGCCGTAGCATCCGTGGGCTCAGCCTGCCGCCGGCGTGCACTCGGGCGGAGCGGCGGGAGGTGGAGCGCGTGGTGGTAGACGCTCTGGCTGGTCTGGGGGGGGATCTGTCGGGCCGATACTACGGCCTGGGTCAGATGACCgaccaggagcagcagcagctgattgAT GACCACTTCCTTTTCGATAAACCGGTGTCTCCACTCCTGACCTGTGCAGGAATGGCCCGTGATTGGCCTGATGCAAGAGGAATCTG GCACAACAATGAGAAGACCTTTCTGGTGTGGGTCAACGAGGAGGACCACACACGTGTCATCTCCATGGAGAAGGGGGGCAACATGAAGAGGGTCTTTGAGCGCTTCTGTAGGGGCCTAAAAGAG GTGGAGAGGCTGATCATGGAGAAGGGCTGGGAGTTCATGTGGAACGAGCGACTGGGCTACGTCCTCACCTGTCCATCTAACCTGGGCACAGGGCTACGTGCTGGTGTCCACATCAATCTGCCCCGTCTCAGCAAG GACCCTCGCTTTGCCAAGATCCTGGAGAACCTGCGTCTTCAGAAGAGAGGCACCGGGGGAGTGGACACCGCAGCTGTGGGCAGCACGTTTGACGTCTCCAACCTGGACCGGCTGGGCCAATCAGAG GTCCAGCTGGTGCAAACAGTGATTGACGGCGTGAACTACCTAATCGAGTGCgagaagaagctggagaaggGTCAGGACATCCgcgtccctcctcctcccagcaAGTAG
- the ckmt1 gene encoding creatine kinase, mitochondrial 1 isoform X2, with the protein MANNFARILSTKRNVGILSLVGAGSLAAGLLLSREQHVHAGSQVRRLYPASAEYPDLRKHNNCMASHLTPAIYAKLCDKATPNGFTLDNAIQTGIDNPGHPFIKTVGMVAGDEETYEVFADLFDPVIKERHNGYDTKKMTHPTDLDSSKVKSGIFDDRYVLSSRVRTGRSIRGLSLPPACTRAERREVERVVVDALAGLGGDLSGRYYGLGQMTDQEQQQLIDDHFLFDKPVSPLLTCAGMARDWPDARGIWHNNEKTFLVWVNEEDHTRVISMEKGGNMKRVFERFCRGLKEVERLIMEKGWEFMWNERLGYVLTCPSNLGTGLRAGVHINLPRLSKDPRFAKILENLRLQKRGTGGVDTAAVGSTFDVSNLDRLGQSEVQLVQTVIDGVNYLIECEKKLEKGQDIRVPPPPSK; encoded by the exons ATGGCAAATAATTTCGCCCGGATTTTGTCCACCAAAAGAAATGTGGGCATTCTGTCATTAGTTGGAGCTGGATCACTGGCCGCGGGGCTGCTGCTGAGCAGGGAGCAACATGTACACGCCGGGTCACAGGTCCGGAGACTATACCCAGCCAG TGCAGAATATCCAGATCTTAGGAAACACAATAACTGTATGGCCAGTCATCTGACTCCTGCTATCTATGCAAAGCTGTGTGACAAAGCCACTCCGAATGGATTCACTCTGGATAATGCCATCCAGACTGGTATCGACAATCCAGGGCACCCCTTCATCAAGACAGTGGGCATGGTGGCCGGGGACGAGGAGACATATGAG GTGTTCGCTGATCTCTTTGATCCCGTCATTAAGGAGAGACACAATGGGTACGACACCAAAAAGATGACCCATCCCACTGATCTGGACTCAAGCAAG GTTAAGTCGGGGATATTTGATGACCGCTATGTGCTCTCTTCGCGCGTGCGGACGGGCCGTAGCATCCGTGGGCTCAGCCTGCCGCCGGCGTGCACTCGGGCGGAGCGGCGGGAGGTGGAGCGCGTGGTGGTAGACGCTCTGGCTGGTCTGGGGGGGGATCTGTCGGGCCGATACTACGGCCTGGGTCAGATGACCgaccaggagcagcagcagctgattgAT GACCACTTCCTTTTCGATAAACCGGTGTCTCCACTCCTGACCTGTGCAGGAATGGCCCGTGATTGGCCTGATGCAAGAGGAATCTG GCACAACAATGAGAAGACCTTTCTGGTGTGGGTCAACGAGGAGGACCACACACGTGTCATCTCCATGGAGAAGGGGGGCAACATGAAGAGGGTCTTTGAGCGCTTCTGTAGGGGCCTAAAAGAG GTGGAGAGGCTGATCATGGAGAAGGGCTGGGAGTTCATGTGGAACGAGCGACTGGGCTACGTCCTCACCTGTCCATCTAACCTGGGCACAGGGCTACGTGCTGGTGTCCACATCAATCTGCCCCGTCTCAGCAAG GACCCTCGCTTTGCCAAGATCCTGGAGAACCTGCGTCTTCAGAAGAGAGGCACCGGGGGAGTGGACACCGCAGCTGTGGGCAGCACGTTTGACGTCTCCAACCTGGACCGGCTGGGCCAATCAGAG GTCCAGCTGGTGCAAACAGTGATTGACGGCGTGAACTACCTAATCGAGTGCgagaagaagctggagaaggGTCAGGACATCCgcgtccctcctcctcccagcaAGTAG